In Myxocyprinus asiaticus isolate MX2 ecotype Aquarium Trade chromosome 8, UBuf_Myxa_2, whole genome shotgun sequence, a single genomic region encodes these proteins:
- the cd99 gene encoding CD99 molecule isoform X3, with the protein MTSYLWILLLASLVTTRAQDLDLSDALFDDGDKPPTKPPVKPAPPKNSNPDGFDLLDAFDSDPKKPAINPPKSVDDPKKPAGEGFDLLDAFGPDPEPKKPLVPPKEGGGTGGGSFGDKDLFDLSDTGSDYKPDGGQSGGQGADPAYNDGASDKPQDLNQQWLQLIKILGKNIPEGLSVWIAHFKQVVEPLLERVLELLNIAEEKTEL; encoded by the exons ATGACTTCATACCTGTGGATTCTCCTTCTGGCAAGTCTTGTGACAACAAGAGCGCAAG ACTTGGACCTCTCTGATGCCCTTTTTGATGATGGTGATAAGC CTCCTACAAAGCCACCGGTGAAACCAGCCCCACCCAAAAACTCAAATCCAG ATGGGTTTGATCTGTTAGATGCCTTTGATTCAG ATCCCAAGAAACCTGCTATTAATCCCCCCAAATCAGTAGATG ATCCAAAAAAACCAGCTGGAG AGGGCTTTGATCTGTTGGATGCATTTGGTCCAG ATCCTGAGCCCAAAAAGCCTCTTGTTCCACCCAAAGAAGGAGGAGGAACTG GTGGTGGATCTTTTGGTGACAAAGACCTGTTTGATTTAAGTGACACTGGGAGTGACTACAAGCCCGACGGAGGCCAAAGTGGAG GGCAAGGCGCAGACCCTGCTTACAATG atGGCGCCTCGGACAAACCTCAAG ATCTAAACCAGCAGTGGCTCCAGCTTATCAAGATTCTAGGCAAAAATATACCTGAAGGCCTCAGTGTCTGGATTGCTCACTTTAAACAAGTAGTGGAGCCGCTGTTAGAGAGGGTTTTGGAACTTCTGAACATAGCAGAGGAAAAGACTGAGCTCTAA
- the cd99 gene encoding CD99 molecule isoform X2, which produces MTSYLWILLLASLVTTRAQDLDLSDALFDDGDKPPTKPPVKPAPPKNSNPDGFDLLDAFDSDPKKPAINPPKSVDDPKKPAGDPEPKKPLVPPKEGGGTGGGSFGDKDLFDLSDTGSDYKPDGGQSGGQGADPAYNDGASDKPQEAGGGALAAIISSVGVALLGAASSYFAYQKKKLCFKVQGGEDPESGKNQHGAQSEPQVLSNLLRSS; this is translated from the exons ATGACTTCATACCTGTGGATTCTCCTTCTGGCAAGTCTTGTGACAACAAGAGCGCAAG ACTTGGACCTCTCTGATGCCCTTTTTGATGATGGTGATAAGC CTCCTACAAAGCCACCGGTGAAACCAGCCCCACCCAAAAACTCAAATCCAG ATGGGTTTGATCTGTTAGATGCCTTTGATTCAG ATCCCAAGAAACCTGCTATTAATCCCCCCAAATCAGTAGATG ATCCAAAAAAACCAGCTGGAG ATCCTGAGCCCAAAAAGCCTCTTGTTCCACCCAAAGAAGGAGGAGGAACTG GTGGTGGATCTTTTGGTGACAAAGACCTGTTTGATTTAAGTGACACTGGGAGTGACTACAAGCCCGACGGAGGCCAAAGTGGAG GGCAAGGCGCAGACCCTGCTTACAATG atGGCGCCTCGGACAAACCTCAAG AGGCTGGAGGCGGGGCTCTCGCTGCCATCATCAGTTCTGTGGGTGTTGCCCTCCTTGGTGCTGCATCAAGTTACTTTGCATATCAGAAAAAGAAACTATGTTTCAAAGTACAAGGAG GTGAAGACCCAGAGAGTGGTAAAAACCAACATGGTGCTCAGTCTGAGCCTCAAG TTCTCAGCAACCTGCTTCGTTCATCCTAA
- the cd99 gene encoding CD99 molecule isoform X1, with protein MTSYLWILLLASLVTTRAQDLDLSDALFDDGDKPPTKPPVKPAPPKNSNPDGFDLLDAFDSDPKKPAINPPKSVDDPKKPAGEGFDLLDAFGPDPEPKKPLVPPKEGGGTGGGSFGDKDLFDLSDTGSDYKPDGGQSGGQGADPAYNDGASDKPQEAGGGALAAIISSVGVALLGAASSYFAYQKKKLCFKVQGGEDPESGKNQHGAQSEPQVLSNLLRSS; from the exons ATGACTTCATACCTGTGGATTCTCCTTCTGGCAAGTCTTGTGACAACAAGAGCGCAAG ACTTGGACCTCTCTGATGCCCTTTTTGATGATGGTGATAAGC CTCCTACAAAGCCACCGGTGAAACCAGCCCCACCCAAAAACTCAAATCCAG ATGGGTTTGATCTGTTAGATGCCTTTGATTCAG ATCCCAAGAAACCTGCTATTAATCCCCCCAAATCAGTAGATG ATCCAAAAAAACCAGCTGGAG AGGGCTTTGATCTGTTGGATGCATTTGGTCCAG ATCCTGAGCCCAAAAAGCCTCTTGTTCCACCCAAAGAAGGAGGAGGAACTG GTGGTGGATCTTTTGGTGACAAAGACCTGTTTGATTTAAGTGACACTGGGAGTGACTACAAGCCCGACGGAGGCCAAAGTGGAG GGCAAGGCGCAGACCCTGCTTACAATG atGGCGCCTCGGACAAACCTCAAG AGGCTGGAGGCGGGGCTCTCGCTGCCATCATCAGTTCTGTGGGTGTTGCCCTCCTTGGTGCTGCATCAAGTTACTTTGCATATCAGAAAAAGAAACTATGTTTCAAAGTACAAGGAG GTGAAGACCCAGAGAGTGGTAAAAACCAACATGGTGCTCAGTCTGAGCCTCAAG TTCTCAGCAACCTGCTTCGTTCATCCTAA